The proteins below come from a single Natrinema sp. SYSU A 869 genomic window:
- a CDS encoding winged helix-turn-helix domain-containing protein: MSTQASNTRSESTADQTAQLDVLGDDCARTILIATSEGPKTAKELTKRTDSSSATVYRRINNLLESDLVAECVRFDDDGSHTTAYEATVDVLRIQIDADGIDVAVSDIEE; this comes from the coding sequence ATGTCAACGCAAGCGAGTAACACGCGATCGGAGTCGACTGCCGACCAGACGGCCCAGCTCGACGTCCTCGGGGACGACTGTGCCCGGACGATCCTCATCGCGACGAGCGAGGGCCCGAAGACGGCAAAGGAATTGACTAAACGAACGGATAGCTCGTCGGCGACCGTCTACCGACGAATCAACAACCTCCTCGAGAGCGATCTCGTCGCGGAGTGCGTGCGGTTCGACGACGACGGCTCACATACGACCGCCTACGAGGCGACCGTCGATGTCCTCCGCATCCAAATCGACGCCGACGGAATCGATGTCGCGGTTTCGGATATCGAAGAGTAA